One Citrus sinensis cultivar Valencia sweet orange chromosome 5, DVS_A1.0, whole genome shotgun sequence genomic window, CTCCCATTTCGTCACATGATCACTAGCGTATCTGTGCCGTTATGTTTGATGTACTGGCCGCTCCATCCCCGCCGTTGGTAGGTGAGTCACGATTTCTGCTGATTGACGACTGCAGTGGACCATGAAATGCTAACACTCACTCAGAAAAGGACCAGACAACGGAAAACTGCTACAGTAAAATACAATGCCAACGCCAATGCCAATACATGCACACAGGACGAACAGTTTAAATCCGTAAGCTTTCAAagaatgaattaaaatggGCTCTGTTTGGATACAGGACCAGTACAGTGGACAGGCAGATTCTGGTTGATTCCAACCTTGTAAATTGGTTTAAAACGGCGCACTCATACATATGCAACAGCAAAATAAGAGATAGGCGTATGGTCTCACATAGTCATTTGACAAGTAGCCCATGATTGCCCTCGCAAGAGTTACAAGATTAGCTGTAGTTATAAGAATCAAAGGCAGTATGCTAACAACATTACTCAATCATCATCATGTATACAATCATTATGTCCTAGGCTACTAGACCATTCCTACTCCCCCTATCAGGACTTGAATATATaacacaaaagcaaaagcaaaaaggttttaagaaagggaaaaaaaataaaaataaaaaaagctcCATTACGCCAGCATTCAcagctttttaaaatttaagttggtgatcatcatcatcaagatCATGATCAATCACTACAAACAAACGGAGCCTCTCTTATCCCTTTGGGCTGTGACAACGGACAAGCTCAAAATTATACAAGCAACCCAATCAAATCGATGTGGGCCATTTTTATCAGCCTATGTAGAAAGGCCCCCGCGCCGTCTGCTATCAGCTTGTccctaatatatatattatattcctgctccatttttttttaaagtttttttctttctccaaaTAATAgctgttttgttttcttggttatgcaatatctaattaaattaaaatcttgcGTTTTCGAAGCCGTGCAAATCGCTAACTCTATTCAACGACTTTTTCATCATAGCCACTTTAGCCAGCTTCTCAGCCGCTCTCCAAGCCGACGTAGGCGTAAGCGGCTCCCCGTTCTCATCAGTCACAACCATCACTTCCTTATCGCTCACTCTTCGACGttgcatcatcatcatctgctgctgttgttgctgttgctgCTCCAACAGATATTGCCTTCTCCAATGCAATTCTGCCAGCTCAATCTCCAAACTTCTCACATGCTCTTCAGCCGATTCTGAGCTGGAGTGGATTAACAGAGCTCGAGCCGATGCAAGCAAATGATGCGCGCTGGTAAAATCATTGTGCTCTATCAATCTTCGCGACTCGGCTATTGCTCGTGTACTGATAAACAAACTTCTCAACCGTTCGATCTTTGGTGCGGATGATCTAACCGTATGTGGACATGGAACCAAAAGCGGCTGATCCGCGCCGTATACGACCTCTTGAGTTGCGGGGTCCTTGTATAGACACTTCACTGACATCACGTGGCGGGCCTGGGACCCAACCGCCGGTGTAGGGACCCTCAACTCTACGAGTAACTCCCTTTCTTCCTCGGCGTATAAATCGCCCAGCCGCACTGAGCCGGAGCTGAGCAATGCGGGCCGTCCATTGCATGAATAAACAGCTGAGATCTCAGCTGGCGCGGATCCGGGCGCGAAGCTAAGCTGGATTCTTAAATCTTGCACCACAACACTTAGTAGTCCGCCAACACATTTGGCAAAAGCGTCCTCAGCTGGCTCGTGGCTGTAGCCGCCGCTCCGTCCAAACCCAAACGAATGAACAGGGATCTCAATGTGCGCGAAACGAGTTGAAGACCCGTGGCTTACTCCATACCTATGATTAGCTGAACTAGGCTGGACCCGCTCATCCTGACCGTCCGATAATAACATGATACTCGCGACGGGATTTCTCTCCCTCCGATCTTCAAGCACCTTAGTAGCTTTTCTCAAAGCATCACCCACACTAGTCCCTTGGCCACACGCCAGCCGATCAATAATGCGCCGAGCGGCGCGCTGACCCTGAGCCGTCATTCTCCTCAGAGGCAACAATCTCTTGGAGCACGCGGAGAAAGTGACAATAGAAAGGCGGTCAGCCGAGCCGAGAGACGATATCACCAAACGCATGGCGCGTTTTAACATTTGTAACTTGGCTCCGGTCATGCTTCCACTCACATCTAGTACAGTCACCAAATCGACAGGCGCACGATGCGAGGCCGTATTGTTGCTGTTAACGGGAGGTGCCGGTAGCGGTGCTTTAACTCTCAATGCCACCGCATAAGTCTCGTAATTTTTACCAACCGAGATAACGGCAGATTCTGGAAGCAATCTGAGCTGAACTGTTCTTGATTGTCTTCCGTTGAATTCTAGTTGAACTTGATCGGATTTGATTGAAGACGAAGGATTAGGATTAACGAAAAATCCTTGAAACTCTTCGACGTCGTATCCATCGCCTTCGACATTCTCGTCTGCTTCAGGTATTGGATTGAAACGAGCAGCAGCAGCGGCTGTTGGAGATAACAAAGGCTCGTCGTCATCGTAAGATCTAGATTCCGATGGAGCTACTCTTGGTTCTTGTTTCGGAGTTTTAACGAGTCTCGGCGAAGGTTcaatcattttcttctcttcaacTTTGGTCTTTGTGGTGGTGCTGTTGGGTGAATCGTCGTCGTTTCGGTTAAGGTTCTCTTGATTGAGATTCTTATGAGCGGCGAGTAAAGGAACGTCTTTCCAGGTGGTGTTGCAGACGGGGCACACGAGGTTTCCATGTTTCCTCACGTGCGAAGCTATGCAAGGGAAATGAAACGCGTGTGAACACTCTGCAGTGTAAATGGCTGTGCCCTGACCTCTCTTCACGCTGTTCAAGCAGATCCCGCAGCTAGTCTGGAAATagcaataataacaacaagtacaattaatttctataaaaaataactaaaattgaaaGTCAAAACACTTTGAGATATATTAGCACGGCGTTCAAATTCTTACTCTGAACTTGAAGCTGTTCCTGAAAAGAGAGAGCTTGAGAGGAGATCTTGGAGAAGATGGATTTGAGCCGAGAGATTGTTTGAGTGTTTTAGTCGCTTTGGGGGTGGTTTTGCATTGGAGTCTGGGGCTCTCATTTGTTGAAGGTGCCTCGGGAGTTGCAGTCCGGCAACGCATGCCTGGGCTTGACACTGGCTGAGACTGCAATCGAGGAGTAGAAGGGTTGCTAAAAAACCCTAGCTTTGTACAGCTTCTGGGGCTTGGACTCGGACTCGGACTTGCACTCTGTTGCTGCTGCTTCTCTGAAACTGCTGCAATTTCTGGATCTCTAGGGATCGTCGTGCAAAAAGCTCTTCTCCAACCGGTAGCCATCGTCACAAATCCAAAAGGTAACaacactttttttcttttttcttttcttttttccaatgTATTCTTCGTTTCGAAGggaaggaagaaaaagaaaaagagattttgttttgatcTATCTAAGAGTTGTGCGAACGAAGACAAAATGGTAAGATCGAGTTTAGCGATACGAGCATGGgatcaaatgaaataataaaagtaaaagagaCAAACGAGAATGTGATAATGAAGATAGAAAGAAATCCCAGGTCATTTCCCTCTCTCTTTAAAACTCTagctctatttttatttttctttaaatatccCCAAAAAGATCCAGGAAACCAAAAGCCTTTTGATCtacttcctctctctctctctctctctctctacttgTTCTATCCAGCTTTCTTTCTCTCTGCGTATGCGATAggttaatatttatattcattgGAAAAGGTAATTTCTGGGTTTAACCGCGTAACCGGCACGTGTTGGGTTTAAATATTTTACGTAACCAGTCAAACGGCCGGGACTCTTTCTGTTTAGAGCACGTTATGGCCACCGACCTGTTAACTGAAGAGTTGGCATCTCTTACATGCTCCGTGCACTTTGTATTAAGTCCCCCTTTCACGCGCcattgtaaaaaaattgtatcacGAACGCAACGCAACTTCCATTTCACTATCCATGTGGCACGTGCTCTTCACTCATAGAAACCGCAAGTGATTCAGACATTGCTTAGTTGGACTTCTCTGTTATTCATGCATGATCCGCATACAGTAGGCGTCTAAGGTCATGATCCTATACGACGAAACACAAAACAACGCAATAGAAGTTTCATTTTAATCATGGATAATAGCCGTCGATTAGGTTTGAATCGTTCGAACATGATTGTGATGCGGGAGGGACCGCAAGAGCTGGTCTAGTACGGAACTGCTGGGCAATGGCTCATAGGTAGTTAATTACTAGTTACCACATACCATCATTCATGATATCAAGTTTCCGTGCATGCACtcgtaaaattaaaaaggccTAGGAACCTAGGATGCAGGCTATTATAATGATGCAGTACgtagaaattttttcattgCATATCTTGGTGCATTAAACACCCAAACACtgtgagaagaaaaaaaaagaataatttttaaaaaattttcctgAGCTTTAGgattgttgcaagtagatggtgaaaatttatttatttataaaaaattttctaccgtcagttaattttaatattgaccgttagttgactatgcaaagataatattacctttaacaacagtttgtagacggaaataactaaaaaataattaaaattattggctattttatcctctttaaattattgatattttcttaaaattcctaaaaaaaataaaattaaaaatttgaaaaattctctttaaattattaatattttcttaaagctcctataaaaaagataaaataaaaaacttgaaaatgaaatagttataatctttacctatgatattataaatctttagaattgacaaggataaaattgtcaaaaaatagggtttgtgcttttcgcgccaacaattttaatttttttttagttattttcgtctacaaattattgttaagggtaatattgtctttgcacagtcaactaacggttaatgttaaagttaactgacgatagaaaattttttataaataaataaattatcgcCATCTACTTACAACAAACACAAACCTAaggagaaatttttaaaaattacccaaaaaaaaaattaatagcgattaagatttaagagtagtttcaaaagaaaaaggcaatGGTACTCAATCGAATTGCAAAATAGGGCTCAGACACCCACATGTTGGGTCGTTCGTTTCTAGGAGTGTCAGTAGTTCGGAGACCATGAATTGGGCATACGCTGAAGCTACCTTTAGGGTCTGGTGTTTTTTGTCCTATCATTTTTGTTGAGCCgtgtccattttttttttaaccgaATGGTAATTGGTAAATGAAGCAAGTACTGCTGACAAGAATTAAGAAATCACGGATATTATTTCCGCAAGTTGGTCCCACCATTGTATTGAATCGACCGCTCATATGCAGACGATATCTTTATTACCCTTACATCGCCTTCCCTTTCACATACAGTACTTTCAAATTTTGCTTCCATTAGTCGTTCGTAGTAAATTTCAGTAACTTTGATCTCATCTAagtaaatttctattttaaatacATGATTTGCATTACATGGAACGTGCGTGTATCTTGACCTGCGAGTGCTGAGCAAAAATGAGGGCGCGCAAGCAAGAGTCCCgaagtaataaatattttgtaccTTCCCGGAGAGAAAGCATCTTACGGATGGCAGAGAGACTTGACAGCGAGGAGAAGCAATGTCACCCACAGTCAATAATTCCGACACTCACGTGGGGCCCGAATTTTCTAGGTCTATCTAAAAAAGCCCGCATGGGCTTAACGCCGTTTACCTATTTGTTGACGTTTATTCAGCACATGGGGAACCTCAACTGATGAACTGCGTTACCAATTGTCAACTCCTTTACCCGGGAACACGAGTCCTGAAATGAAATCAATCAACCATCCGTCACACAGTACCAGTGCCTCTCGAGTCTTTTAAGTCATGGAAAAAaactaatcattttttaatcacAATGTCTATTTAACCCTGTTTTTTAATCCGAGTTAGGCAAACTAAATCCACTTTTAATGATTCCCTTTTTAACTTGCGTGTTGAAATTAACTAGGGAGGGAGCAGGTTTTAATTAACTCTTCTTTTCTGGGGGCCAGCTGCAACGCCTAGTATATTAGGTTTAGCGATGTTTTTAACCAATTTCTTGCAGTGCTTGTGTTCTAGGAGACAAAACTCAAACTCCTTGAAGGAATTCACAGCAGTCCCCgcaaattttcatcaaatcgGCGCATCAGTGTGCTCTTTAATGCcctttaatatcattttctaTTGTTATCATTGGCATATCCAATTAACTGTCTAATCGACATTTAAGAGCTGGAATTTGATCCTTTGGCGCCGAAATTTCATCTAGAATGTGTTCAGATAAACTCCCCCCACTCCCCTCCAATACTACAACACAgttatgataataataaatctatCAGTATGAGTAGAGTCACGCTAATATCATGAAATAGGACAAATACGCTAATTAggttctgaaatttttttgatgtATAATATCAAAACAACTCTTGTGGTCTTAACATTTTGAAAATACTCCTAACACTTATAAAATTTGAGGACCATTCCTTGTGAAGTTCATTATTACACTTATAATTTTGAACTTGCATTATTTAGGTTAAATTCTAGACTACGTTTATTGTGAGATGCAGTGAGTAGGGATGGCAGAGGTCCCCATGGGGACGGGAGACTTTGGGGATTTTTCCCATTTGAGAAGGGTATGAGGATGATTTTAtatccaatttcttattcggagAAGGGAAAAGGATGAGGTGAAATCCTTATCCCCTCCTCATttctctattttaatttttaatttatttttctagaattattagtgaataaataatatattttaaattgtaaaatattaaagattggtgtaaatatcaaaatatttatacaaataatataaatattagttaatataaaatgtttaatataatttagacTTAATTACAACCAAAAGCACAAAATCCCACAAGCTCATAACTTACAAATCAAACTCTAAATCACTCCCTCACAGTCTTGCACATCCTTTCCAAATTATTCGCTCAATAGCAAGCACCCAACCCGTCTTCATCTCATCATAGCTCAATAGTGCGTCGCGTTGTCAGTGACCGAGTAGCCTAACTCATCGCAACGTCAACTAACATCCACACATGTGACTTTATTGTGCCACAGTCGGTGATCAGCATGTATCATCATTCATGGACAAAATCATGTCAATATTGTATAAAAATCAcattatttaaagtttgttttgaaaatcattatttgaatattatatatactaaAAGCTTGAAGGAGTAGAATGAAATAAAGGCCATTCATAAtcactctcattttattttatatattttcaggttaatatgattaaactaagttcaaaaattaaaaatatatcagTTATTCGAGGATCAGGAATTCTAGGGGATcccctattattatttgaggaGGGGGCGAGAATCCCTTCAAGCAATTCTGATGGGACAAAGAGGGGATGTAAATATATGCAGAATATCGGGGATGGATACGGGGGTGTTGACctcctcccctccccattgccatccctagcaTACTTAAGAGACTTAATTAAGAGAGACTCACATAGAATATGTACAACATGTCATTCGTGCATCTATCTAATAGTATTTTGACACATGCATTCATTTTGAGATTAGCTAGTAACAGTATTGAGAGagtataatttaaatcacATAATTTACATCTTTTCCATGGTCCCAAAAGACTACACCATCTATTTTTCTCGTTATTAGCTTAACTCATTGAAATGTCACTACCAATCAATTTGGCCGATATCATAATAAGGAATTACTCAAAGGTTTTGAAGCTCaacgaaaattaattttttcgaGGAGATTAAGCTTAATTGTTATGATGAGTCGTATCGAACATTTCAAAAGAGATTCTCCTGATATAAGCCACTCGCAAGATGTTACATTACACGTAAGATGGGACAACTCATTGGAATCGAACGTACAAGTAAAAAGCGAAAATTGTGGTGAGATAATAAATATCGATCACCATTAATATACATGCCCGTCCCGTCCATTTGGATATCTAGCTAGTAGCAATactaaaatagaaatttcCCGTTTCTTGGGTTTCTTGTTGAGTAACAAATTCCAATTTCTTTGGCTAAAAACTTTACTTGAACGATGAAATAAAAAccctagtaaaatatttaatgcatTATGGTGTGTCAGGTTTCTTTTCACGGTCCAATTGAAGCTTAATTTTCACCGAAGTGGACACTTGCGTATGTATGTTTAATGCTTCAACACATTTAATGCATCATGCATGCAAAGTGTCTGCATATTAATAATTGTGCGAACACCGAGGTAGCATTGCACTTTGCATTTGCATGGCAATTGCGCGTTTTAAAGCTTTCTGCGTGTGGGCCCGCTTTACGCGCCAACGTGGCCCGAAACACACCATATGGGATGCCCATGTCGTCATCGTCCTCATTATCTCCCTCGTCCTGCTTCCACGTGGCACCACGCCTATTTTTCGGTCAAATTTGTTGACTGCTTTAAACGGTCCCGATACTCGGAACTCAAAAGGAATCATCGCGACATACAAAGATGTAATAATCTCAAAGATTTtatgtttcaaatttcatGTTCGGCATTGCAGCTGGATCCCCtactttttcaaataataacaaaaaattaataatacaacaCCAGTCTATAAAAGCATCCAatgcaaaaattttattttattttttaaaaaaaaaatccaccgtccactcatttttttaactttttcaaaaataaatattttacccccaaaacaaaaattataatttcaacctaaaaaatatcaaaaataattagatttaatgattaatatcattattagtacattaatgaagtacaaaaaaatcttaactactagagattataactcaacaaataataaaattctacttatcttaaattcaattaatggtTTGCGAGATTgggttatttttaatactactgttataatttaacattctaattacagacgggtttaaaaaaaacctgcatttgatggttgtggaattaatttctttattggccgatgagaaaaatatttagatttaatcttattatttttgataatttttagggtgaaattgttattttcgttttagggggtaaaattgtcattttctaaagtttccgttagtgttcttaacggattccaaacagaagtggaaaagtgaaaaaaaaatgtaactttaggtggattccagtaaaaaaaaaattatgtatttttaaaaaagtaaaaaaaacaGGTGGACCGtggatattttttcttttttctttttaattcatgAGATGATTATAAAAGTGATGTAATTTCTTGTGATTCGGATTGGTCCGTTAGGGACCCACCTACCATTTGGTAATAGACCCATCTCTAACAAACACTCATAATGGCCAAAAATCTTAATAATTCAATCAATTCGACCATACCGTTGTGATATATTTAGAGAGAGATTCATGAAAATACGTTATTATATATctcaatataaatataaaaatagctACTGTAGAAGAGGACAATAAGTAATGATTGATCTATATAgtcatatattttcattttcttttttggcctttgagaaagaaattccaaagcttttattttatttaaatctttgttcatagaaaaaaaaaaaaagtaatttaaagtTTAGAAGGGACAGATGCATCTGTTTTAGACAACTTACATATCATCATGTACTTGCCAATTAAATGGTTTGAATATCAAGTTATGAGTCTAATGACATTaatagtataaaaaataaataaataataaaaaaaatcaactaaacTGACCAAACCCcacaaacaacaataatatattttggatGGCATATGATAGAATAGAATGAAGCACCTGCTGgttatttattaatcattagAGATTAGTTAAAGATTtagaaataaggaaaatgcCCATAAATCACATGACATAACCGGACATCCCATATGGGCATATGGAAGAAATCCCATTATTTTGCTAACTCCCAAATTGCtgttgttaattaattcattctAGCAATTGGACTACTTAATTAATTgcaaaaattacaacaataaaGCATCATTATAGAAGAACCTTTTTTTGACCACGAAACACACCATTTATTCTGCAATCACCATGTGTATTGATCAAATCCCTTTCTAGTCTAAATTAtttctaactttaatttttaattatgtttgtaCTGTAAGCGttcattatttaatgaaagttttttgttttttttgatTTGGGATCCCCCAATCGCATAACcccatttataattaataagattACTTAGATTTGGTTGTCATTAATTCGGATTACAAAAATATGACATTCCCTTTTGTTCACCTACCATTCTGAAAATTAACGTAACCCATGCGCTGGCCACAGCattactctctttttttttttaataaatattcaaaCCCGATTATGGTACGTATTATCgttaataagtaaaaaaaaaaaaatattgtttctatttttcccTTTCGGctatgacatttttttttaaaaaaaaaatcactcttAACTTAACTTAAATTAGAGGTTTTTGGTGAGATGGGATCAATTACAATGGAATTTGTTTCTATCGTTAAGTTTAGTAGCATTAATGGGTTGGTGAAGAGTCAGTCATGTGGATCACAATTGGTGTAGGTATGAGAAGGGAATATCcttaattaaaagtttaaattgaattactgaattgaaaatgaaattatgaaagcTTCATTCACTGGAGGGTGGTTGTTGAGATGAGATGCTGCCATTAATGGAGCACATGTCCTGAAGGTACAACTACTAGAATCTTTTAACAACCCTTTATTTTTTACGTATTAATATTTGCATGACCAATGTGGGCGATGTATATGATCAAACCCTActtgctatttttttaaattattcattttaatcACTTAACATataatcccaaaaaaaaaaaaaaaagaagtttacGTTCAATATATACATACTAGGGAGAAacataaataagattataGTCATCATATATATTAACATAGTATCTAATTATTTGTCACTTTGGCTTTTGTCTCTATCATAAAGACTGTAAGTATTTATAGATAAACTATCAAATTATCAATGGAGACTCCTCCAATGTTGtggatatttatttataagctTGAAATAGCATACGATTTAAACTTTATAATACCTGTGATTTTAACatacattataatataattttaaagtgtaatttaatataaaagataAGTAGTGTTGGTAAGTTATTATAATGTTATGgtttaacatttaaattataatattacatgagactGTTCTATTTTAACCAAAGTTCTGAGTTCGAGACTTGAGAATACAGCTGCGTTAAATACTTGTTGAGAGAGTTTTGTCACCCTAATGATCTTACATAACTCGAATATGAATTAGTTAGGGtccaatataatttttagataccaaatgatttaatatattaaaaaaatgatgaattattattataaataattgttatacAATGTTGTAAATGAATGCTGCATAAATTGAGAAACAAATTTGTCGCGTATTCATATACATTCGTAAATTTTGGTGGTGGATTTGGcgatggtaatttttttttgaaatgggCGATGGTAATTGATAATGCAAATTACGACGACACCATGCATATGATTCGGAGCTACAAAACTTAGAAGTCGCCAGATTTGACAGCTGGCATGATGTTAGTTTCTTAGTTTTGATTGAGATTGCAATAGTCTTTGATCTGTGTAGGCCCAGTGAGATTCTCGCAGGTGGGCCCAATCAAGTCATGATAGGACACTGCAATGACTCTGTGATCAATGGTAGAGATTCCATTAGCTAAgctgccatttttttttttcgtatttATAAAATGAGCAATCGTTTTGATTCACTGGGCTTTATAAAACCAGCTAGGCTAACGTGTAATGAGACTTTGAGCCCCCAGTTTAATGGGTCCTACAATTTTTCGCAAGCGTTCTTACAACCGTACAAGAAGAACACGCATACGCTGTCATTTATCATAATTCAACATTAAAGATCACTAGGTTGAAATCCAAATAGAAACCCGATCGTTGCCcaaaaaagagttaaaaacaCCACCAGAAACGCATATGGTTATTATCACATCGGCTTCATTCTgtaattttcttcatcatttcatgcctttttgtttttagataCACGAGACTAATACTTATATTACAATGAGACTATtactaatatatttataagcAAACAATTATTAAGATTAGTCTTATATTAAATCTTtcttgttttgaaaatgacatTATTACtgatatatcttacattaaaaTGAGACAATTACTAATATATTGGACAGTAAGTTTTACTCAGACtattactaatataattacaatcagACAATTACTGATACTAGTCTCACGTTATATCTTactcattttaaaaatgagaCTATTACtgatatatttgtaattaaacaattaCTGCGATTAGTGTCTTCACTCAATTATTATCCATAATAGATTGTGAGGGCTTGAATCGCTAGCCTCACAATTGTGAGAACAACGGTTCTGCTATGCCACCAAACGCGGAATTCATTTAATGCGATTTTGGTTGTATCTCTAGTTAGGCCATGGCTTTGAGAAAAAGGGACCAACACAATAGCAAAATTACGTATAATGAGATAACTTTTGCCTACTTAACTATTTATCCTTGTTTACAAATTATGAGATTTTGATTGCTGTCATAATCTTCTAGACAGTCTAAGTGGGCTAAGAAAGTTATCACAAGCTATTAGTTGAGATGGGTTAAAGTTTGTTGCTTtatggaaacaaaaaaataattaattaagtctttgtttgattttgtggtttgtaatttttatcgCACAATTGTTGTGATGTGAAATAGAAGttctaattattaaaagaaagttAATAGATATTTAGCAAAAATTACTAGCTATTAAgtaaacttatttattaatatttttagaaacttttaataaattattgtgagATATATAACTAGATGTATCACCAAAATTAATGAAGTTGTAAATGCATGGTTACCAAAAATTTTAGTAGCTTAAATCAAATGGAGCCCATGTATTGCTTTAAATAAAG contains:
- the LOC102624669 gene encoding E3 ubiquitin-protein ligase WAV3, coding for MATGWRRAFCTTIPRDPEIAAVSEKQQQQSASPSPSPSPRSCTKLGFFSNPSTPRLQSQPVSSPGMRCRTATPEAPSTNESPRLQCKTTPKATKTLKQSLGSNPSSPRSPLKLSLFRNSFKFRTSCGICLNSVKRGQGTAIYTAECSHAFHFPCIASHVRKHGNLVCPVCNTTWKDVPLLAAHKNLNQENLNRNDDDSPNSTTTKTKVEEKKMIEPSPRLVKTPKQEPRVAPSESRSYDDDEPLLSPTAAAAARFNPIPEADENVEGDGYDVEEFQGFFVNPNPSSSIKSDQVQLEFNGRQSRTVQLRLLPESAVISVGKNYETYAVALRVKAPLPAPPVNSNNTASHRAPVDLVTVLDVSGSMTGAKLQMLKRAMRLVISSLGSADRLSIVTFSACSKRLLPLRRMTAQGQRAARRIIDRLACGQGTSVGDALRKATKVLEDRRERNPVASIMLLSDGQDERVQPSSANHRYGVSHGSSTRFAHIEIPVHSFGFGRSGGYSHEPAEDAFAKCVGGLLSVVVQDLRIQLSFAPGSAPAEISAVYSCNGRPALLSSGSVRLGDLYAEEERELLVELRVPTPAVGSQARHVMSVKCLYKDPATQEVVYGADQPLLVPCPHTVRSSAPKIERLRSLFISTRAIAESRRLIEHNDFTSAHHLLASARALLIHSSSESAEEHVRSLEIELAELHWRRQYLLEQQQQQQQQMMMMQRRRVSDKEVMVVTDENGEPLTPTSAWRAAEKLAKVAMMKKSLNRVSDLHGFENARF